Genomic DNA from Thermoanaerobaculia bacterium:
CGAGATCTCGATGGTCGTCGAGACGCTCGTCCGCCTGCGGCTCATGGAGGCGGTGCTCGAGCGCGATTCCAAGGGGCAGGGCCAGGTGCAGGTGTTCCTGGTGGATCGGGACGGCAAGCTCCTCTGGTCCGAGGGCGCGAGTCCGTCGGTGCAGCAGGCCCTGGCGCGCTCCGATCTCCTCCTCGACTTCGCCCGGAAGCCGCTCAATCTGACCTCGGAGTACACCCTCGAGAGCGAGACCGGCTCGGTGGCGATGCTCGGGATGGTCAGCCCGGTGGTCGAGAGCGGGTGGGGCGTTGTCGTCCATCGGCCGGTGGCGGCGGCTTTCGAATCGGCCCGCCGGATGGTCATCAGCGCCCTTCTGGCGACGGTTCTGCTGCTCCTGCTGGCGGTTCTGTTCGCCATCTACGCCTCGCGCTGGCTGGGGCAGCCGATCCGCCAGCTCTCCGAGACCGCGCACAGCATGGCCGCCGGGAACTTCGCCGAGCGCCTGCCCGAGCAGCGCATCGTCGCCGAGCTCGCCGACCTCTCCGCCGATTTCAACCTCATGGCCGGCTACGTCGAGGATCACGTCGCGAAGCTGAACGAGGCGGCGCGGCAGAACCGCGAGCTGTTCATCAGCTCGATCCGCGCTTTCGCGGCGGCGATCGACGCCAAGGACCCCTACACCCGCGGGCACTCCGAACGGGTCGCCGAGCTCTCGCGCCTGATCGCCAAATCGCTCGGCCAGAACGAGGAGTTCCAGCACAAGCTCTGGATCGGGGCGCTGCTGCACGACGTCGGAAAGATCGGAATCGAGGACCGGGTGCTCAACAAGAGCGGCGTCCTGACGCCGGAGGAGTTCGAGCAGATGAAGGCGCATCCGACGATCGGCGCCGAGATCCTGCAGTCGATCGAGCCGCTGCGCGAGATGCTGCCGGCGGTGCGTTGGCACCACGAGAACTGGAACGGCAAGGGCTATCCCGACGGCCTGCGCGGGGCGGCGATACCGTTGATGGCCCGCATCGTCGCGGTCGCCGACTGTTTCGACGCCATCACCACCAACCGGCCCTACCAGAAGGCGTACGAAGCCCGGTATGCCGCGGAGCTCATCACACAGCTCGCCGGCTCGCGGTTCGATGCCAAAGTGGTGACCGCCTTCCTGCGCGCCTTCGAGGGCGGTAGTCTGGTGGAAGACATGAACGAACGGACCCGCCCGGGGCTCGAGATCGAGCTGCCGATCGCGGCCTACATCTAGCTCGCTGAGCTGCCGGGAGACCGACCTTGCCCTTCCAGTACATTCTCGCCAACCTCTTGGCCCAGAACGACGGCGCCGTCGGTGTGCTCTTCCTGGACGACACCGGCGAAACGGTCGACTTCGCCTGCTCGGACTACAGTCCCTACCAGATGCGTGTGGTCGGCGCCTACGTCGGAATCTACCTCCGTCAGAGCGAGACCTTCCTCGCCAGCACGAATCTGGGGAAGGCGAAGTTCCTGCATGTCGAGAAGGAGGGGCTGCACCTCTATTCGATGCCGCTTCCCGACGGCTATTACCTGGTCCTGGTGCAGCGCCGGCCGGGCCTCGCCGGCATCGCGCGGCGCACGATGGAAGAGGCTTGCGACCAGCTGC
This window encodes:
- a CDS encoding HD domain-containing protein, translated to MGALPQLTRRLKLRHVAFLLLLLSGAIPLAITNWLLIAQNRELLVTEEKSYLTTSAQALSRELGEYLAGARRELEQMGAGTLAPPGSDLVAERLREPWVTTYLQRFVRGARQPLALRVLDLEGAGWRFSLPDLGDSSERALDEAFNAALGQKTAIYRFAVLPRSNEPVAALAVPIRSERGEISMVVETLVRLRLMEAVLERDSKGQGQVQVFLVDRDGKLLWSEGASPSVQQALARSDLLLDFARKPLNLTSEYTLESETGSVAMLGMVSPVVESGWGVVVHRPVAAAFESARRMVISALLATVLLLLLAVLFAIYASRWLGQPIRQLSETAHSMAAGNFAERLPEQRIVAELADLSADFNLMAGYVEDHVAKLNEAARQNRELFISSIRAFAAAIDAKDPYTRGHSERVAELSRLIAKSLGQNEEFQHKLWIGALLHDVGKIGIEDRVLNKSGVLTPEEFEQMKAHPTIGAEILQSIEPLREMLPAVRWHHENWNGKGYPDGLRGAAIPLMARIVAVADCFDAITTNRPYQKAYEARYAAELITQLAGSRFDAKVVTAFLRAFEGGSLVEDMNERTRPGLEIELPIAAYI